Proteins co-encoded in one Rickettsiales bacterium genomic window:
- the pheS gene encoding phenylalanine--tRNA ligase subunit alpha, which yields MLDKQEEVLNSIKSTNHIKDLEELRIQYLGKNGLLTNEMKKMASLSLEDKKTFGALLNTLKSKITNAIDNQKILLEENEINTRLSSEKIDVTQPVRRGEFGKIHPITQATQEIINIFANLGFDLAQGPEIEDDYHNFTALNIPENHPARQMHDTFYMNTIENMTLRTHTSNVQIRKMSSEKPPFRFIAPGRVYRSDHDQTHTPMFNQVEGLCIDKNINMGNLKWCLEEFLKAFFETDKVVIRLRPSFFPFTEPSAEVDIGYKLENGEIKIGSNEKWLDILGCGMVHRKVIENVGLNPDEYQGFAFGVGIDRIAMLKYGIHDLRKFFESDMRWNNHFGFSLFDMPSLVSGLSK from the coding sequence ATGTTAGATAAACAAGAAGAAGTTCTAAATTCTATTAAATCCACCAATCACATTAAAGATCTTGAAGAACTTAGAATTCAATATCTTGGAAAAAATGGATTACTTACCAATGAAATGAAAAAAATGGCCAGTTTAAGCCTAGAGGATAAAAAAACTTTTGGTGCATTACTAAACACCCTAAAAAGTAAAATAACTAATGCCATAGATAATCAAAAAATATTGTTAGAAGAAAATGAAATTAATACTAGGCTTTCTTCAGAAAAAATCGATGTAACTCAGCCAGTTCGCCGCGGTGAATTTGGAAAAATTCATCCTATTACACAAGCTACTCAGGAGATTATTAATATATTTGCTAATTTAGGATTTGATTTAGCTCAAGGCCCAGAAATTGAAGATGACTATCATAATTTCACTGCGTTAAATATTCCAGAGAATCATCCTGCCAGACAAATGCATGATACATTCTATATGAACACTATAGAAAACATGACTCTTCGCACTCATACTTCTAATGTCCAAATTCGAAAAATGTCTTCTGAGAAGCCTCCTTTTAGATTTATCGCTCCTGGAAGGGTTTATAGATCAGATCACGACCAAACTCACACCCCTATGTTCAATCAAGTAGAAGGATTATGTATTGATAAAAACATAAATATGGGAAATTTAAAATGGTGTCTTGAAGAATTCTTAAAAGCATTTTTTGAAACCGACAAAGTAGTAATAAGGCTACGTCCCTCTTTCTTTCCATTCACTGAGCCTTCAGCTGAAGTGGATATTGGTTATAAATTAGAAAATGGTGAAATAAAAATTGGTTCAAATGAAAAATGGTTAGATATTCTTGGATGTGGAATGGTTCATAGAAAAGTTATTGAAAATGTTGGCCTAAACCCCGATGAATATCAAGGTTTTGCTTTTGGTGTGGGAATTGATCGAATTGCAATGTTAAAATATGGCATTCATGACTTAAGAAAATTCTTTGAATCAGATATGAGATGGAACAATCACTTTGGCTTTTCTTTATTTGATATGCCAAGTTTAGTTAGTGGACTTTCTAAATAA
- the pheT gene encoding phenylalanine--tRNA ligase subunit beta, whose product MKFTLSWLKKFLNTDASIEEITNQLTKNGLEVEEVINQYDMYKDFIVAEIISTSPHPEADKLRICQVNNGKETLQIVCGAPNARAGIKVVLAPIGTEIPSNGLKIKESKIRNVLSCGMMCSSKELDLGDEHNGIIELNENYVVGSSFAYSYGLNEVFIEISITPNRGDCLGVYGIARDLAASGIGTLKPLEFNKQQGGFTSPIKVELNSSHCSKYIGRYFKDIKNSPSPKWLQDCLHSIGVNPISALVDITNYFTFCFGRPLHVFDADLISKINVRDALDGEQFEALNNKTYTLKGGELVMADDDHIIALGGIIGGASSGVSLESKNIFLEIGLFDADSVAKTSRMHYIDSDAKFRFERKIDPEFMEAALDMASQMIIDLCGGTLSTPIIIDNYNYTARNIEFPLNELEKQIGISYDKSHVKNILLSLGFKIEDKGEMLNLKVPSWRPDIIAKEDVLEEIARIDGYDNIPSIPLPNKETNALDAKQRSLYRISRFAASLGLNELVTWSFMNAAKASNFSSLKDELHLKNPISSELDYMRPSILPNLLEAAEKNQNRGINDLKLFELGSTFQGVKPHQQILTITGLRTGMNHIRNLYGDSRSVDAMDAKSDIFAIINELGLNPNNLRYITDDLPKYYHPGRSAKLALGKTIVGNFGELHPKIIKSYGLHGNAVGFELFLDNIPLPKAKFGRKGSLQTSDFQMVERDFAFIVDQDVLCETIIKAISQSDKKLIKNINIFDIYSGKGIDNNKKSIAFSVSIQAMDHTLHEQEIEQLCKKITDSVIKSTGGELRSGG is encoded by the coding sequence ATGAAATTTACCTTATCTTGGCTAAAGAAATTTTTAAATACAGATGCATCCATTGAAGAAATAACTAATCAACTCACTAAAAATGGCTTGGAAGTTGAAGAAGTAATTAATCAATATGATATGTATAAAGATTTTATTGTTGCTGAAATAATCTCTACCTCCCCTCACCCAGAGGCTGATAAGCTTCGTATTTGTCAGGTTAATAATGGCAAAGAAACTCTTCAAATAGTTTGCGGAGCTCCCAATGCCAGAGCTGGTATAAAGGTTGTTCTTGCGCCTATTGGCACAGAAATTCCTAGCAATGGACTCAAAATTAAGGAGTCTAAAATTCGTAATGTATTAAGTTGTGGAATGATGTGTTCATCTAAAGAATTAGATTTAGGAGATGAACATAATGGAATTATAGAACTTAATGAGAACTATGTTGTGGGATCTTCATTTGCATATAGTTACGGCCTTAATGAGGTTTTTATTGAAATATCTATTACCCCTAACAGAGGTGACTGCTTAGGAGTTTATGGAATAGCTAGAGATTTAGCAGCAAGCGGCATTGGAACCTTAAAACCATTAGAGTTTAATAAACAACAAGGTGGATTTACTTCACCTATCAAAGTAGAACTAAATAGCTCTCATTGCTCTAAATATATTGGAAGATATTTTAAAGATATAAAAAATTCTCCTAGTCCTAAATGGCTTCAAGATTGCCTACACTCAATAGGTGTTAATCCTATATCAGCTCTGGTTGATATAACCAATTACTTCACCTTTTGTTTTGGTCGTCCTCTGCATGTATTTGATGCAGATTTAATTTCTAAAATTAATGTCCGTGATGCATTGGATGGAGAACAATTTGAAGCATTAAATAACAAAACATATACCCTAAAGGGTGGTGAATTGGTTATGGCAGATGACGATCACATTATTGCTCTTGGAGGAATAATTGGTGGGGCAAGCTCTGGGGTATCTTTAGAAAGTAAAAATATTTTCTTAGAGATTGGCTTATTTGATGCTGACAGTGTGGCGAAAACTTCGCGCATGCACTATATAGATAGTGATGCTAAATTCCGTTTTGAACGCAAAATAGACCCCGAATTTATGGAAGCAGCGCTGGATATGGCTAGCCAAATGATAATAGATCTTTGTGGAGGAACCCTTAGTACTCCTATTATAATAGATAATTATAATTACACTGCTAGAAACATAGAATTCCCCCTCAATGAATTAGAGAAACAAATTGGTATTTCTTATGATAAATCTCATGTAAAAAATATTCTATTATCTCTAGGTTTTAAGATAGAAGATAAAGGAGAAATGTTAAATCTTAAAGTTCCATCTTGGCGTCCAGATATAATAGCAAAAGAAGATGTACTTGAAGAAATAGCTCGTATAGATGGATATGATAATATTCCATCCATACCATTACCTAATAAAGAGACCAATGCACTTGATGCTAAACAACGCAGTCTTTATAGAATAAGTAGATTTGCCGCTAGTCTAGGGTTAAATGAATTAGTGACCTGGTCTTTCATGAACGCAGCAAAAGCATCTAACTTCAGCAGTTTAAAGGATGAATTACATCTTAAAAACCCCATTAGCAGTGAACTTGATTATATGCGCCCAAGCATATTACCAAATCTCCTAGAAGCGGCTGAAAAGAATCAGAACCGTGGGATTAATGATTTAAAATTATTTGAATTGGGATCAACTTTTCAGGGAGTAAAACCCCATCAACAAATTCTAACTATTACTGGTTTACGAACTGGAATGAATCATATTCGCAATCTCTATGGAGACTCTAGATCTGTTGATGCGATGGATGCTAAATCAGATATATTTGCCATAATTAATGAATTGGGATTAAATCCCAATAATTTGCGCTATATAACTGATGACCTACCTAAATATTATCACCCAGGAAGATCTGCAAAACTAGCTTTAGGAAAAACCATTGTCGGTAATTTTGGAGAATTACATCCTAAGATAATAAAAAGCTATGGGCTTCATGGTAACGCCGTTGGATTTGAGCTCTTCTTAGATAATATACCATTGCCAAAAGCAAAATTTGGTCGCAAAGGATCCTTACAAACATCAGATTTCCAGATGGTGGAACGTGATTTTGCTTTTATTGTGGATCAAGATGTTTTATGTGAAACTATTATTAAAGCAATATCGCAAAGCGATAAAAAGCTGATTAAAAATATAAATATATTTGATATATATTCAGGAAAAGGAATAGATAACAACAAGAAATCTATTGCATTTAGCGTATCAATTCAAGCTATGGATCATACTCTACATGAGCAAGAAATTGAACAATTATGCAAAAAAATAACTGATTCTGTTATTAAATCAACTGGAGGAGAACTACGCAGCGGTGGTTAA
- the pdxY gene encoding pyridoxal kinase: MGILSIQSHVAFGYVGNKAAVYPLQSMGYDVWPVNTVQFSSHTGYKNWRGDIFSREHINSVIKGLESIGVIGKCEAIISGYMGSEDICLEVMDTVKRFKAKNYKTFYLCDPVMGNSNCFVKPEVVDFFKNKLSADIITPNQFEAELLSNIKINNFKDLKKIATYFHNLNVSVVVITGIKNLERLNGNSCVFVSDGTDQHIIITKEYDFKMPPNGTGDLFSAVLLGTYLTTRNALSAAKNAAYYLDLVVKNTFDAKDRELRVLSTRYSSLTKNNIESIDINGLS; encoded by the coding sequence ATGGGAATATTATCTATACAATCACATGTAGCGTTCGGATATGTTGGAAATAAAGCTGCTGTCTATCCCTTGCAATCTATGGGATATGATGTATGGCCTGTTAATACTGTACAATTTTCCAGCCATACTGGCTATAAAAACTGGCGTGGAGATATCTTTAGCAGAGAGCATATAAATTCTGTAATTAAGGGGCTAGAATCCATAGGAGTCATTGGCAAATGTGAAGCTATTATTTCTGGATATATGGGAAGCGAGGATATTTGTCTTGAAGTGATGGATACAGTCAAAAGATTTAAAGCAAAGAATTATAAAACATTCTATCTTTGCGACCCTGTTATGGGAAACAGCAATTGCTTTGTAAAACCAGAAGTTGTAGATTTTTTTAAAAATAAATTATCTGCCGATATTATCACCCCTAATCAATTCGAAGCAGAGCTATTATCCAACATAAAAATAAATAACTTTAAAGACCTAAAAAAAATAGCCACATATTTTCACAACTTGAATGTTTCAGTGGTGGTTATAACTGGTATAAAAAATCTTGAACGACTAAATGGCAATTCTTGTGTTTTTGTTTCAGATGGAACAGACCAACATATTATCATTACCAAAGAATATGATTTTAAAATGCCCCCTAATGGAACAGGAGATTTATTTTCTGCAGTTCTCTTGGGAACTTATCTTACAACAAGAAATGCATTGTCTGCAGCAAAAAATGCAGCATATTATCTAGATCTTGTTGTTAAAAATACTTTTGATGCTAAGGATAGAGAATTACGTGTTCTTAGCACTCGCTACAGCAGTTTAACTAAAAATAATATAGAATCTATCGATATAAACGGATTATCATAA
- the yidD gene encoding membrane protein insertion efficiency factor YidD: MKYFRKIVVLFIKGYQYILSPYWPGVCRYTPTCSNYSIAAFNKYGFFKGFWFSIKRIVKCHPWGGSGHDPLP, from the coding sequence ATGAAGTATTTTAGAAAAATAGTAGTATTGTTTATAAAGGGTTATCAATATATTTTATCGCCTTATTGGCCTGGTGTTTGTCGCTATACTCCAACTTGTTCTAATTATTCTATTGCAGCTTTTAATAAATATGGTTTTTTCAAAGGATTCTGGTTTAGTATTAAAAGAATAGTTAAGTGCCATCCATGGGGAGGTTCTGGTCACGATCCATTGCCTTGA
- the gshA gene encoding glutamate--cysteine ligase, producing the protein MLKLIAETIRLKEQEFENWYQKKLESTTPCLYTSVDLRYSGKKIVPVDTNLFPAGFNNVSLDKIDTASSLAKKYINKISPDIKSILLIGEDHSRNPYYMDNLKTIELILNKAGYHIKIGSLTATEHSKNQGNNHSDICISSITKHNNKLQIDDFIPNLIILNNDLSSGMPDLLKNIDQKVIPHPNNGWFMRRKSNHFKVYNKLVTELEELFSLPSFLLSTEFDICEGVNFKSKHGMDELAKKVEVLLLKIKEKYEQNNIHDTPYVVVKSDYGTYGMGIMMIKSADEIFSINKKLRNQMHITKSNIVNERVIIQEGVKTFDKIGNASAEPLLYLINHQQIEFMYRIHKTKDEYSNLNSVGMEIANNHKFDCEDYYYCCNLVARIASLAAALELQGNGS; encoded by the coding sequence ATGTTAAAACTTATTGCTGAGACCATTAGATTAAAAGAACAAGAATTTGAGAATTGGTACCAGAAGAAACTAGAGTCAACCACTCCTTGTTTATATACATCCGTAGATTTACGCTATTCTGGTAAAAAAATTGTCCCTGTAGACACTAACCTATTTCCAGCGGGTTTTAACAACGTAAGCCTTGATAAAATTGATACAGCAAGCTCCCTAGCTAAAAAATATATTAATAAGATCTCCCCCGATATAAAAAGCATTTTATTAATTGGAGAGGACCATAGTCGTAATCCTTATTATATGGATAATCTAAAAACTATAGAATTAATCTTAAATAAAGCTGGATATCACATAAAAATAGGCTCATTAACTGCCACTGAACATAGCAAGAACCAAGGTAACAATCATTCTGATATCTGCATTTCTTCTATAACAAAACATAACAATAAATTACAAATAGATGATTTTATCCCCAATTTAATTATACTAAATAATGATCTTTCCTCTGGAATGCCAGACCTTTTAAAAAACATTGATCAGAAAGTTATCCCTCACCCCAATAATGGGTGGTTTATGAGAAGAAAATCTAATCATTTTAAAGTTTATAATAAGCTGGTAACTGAACTTGAAGAATTATTCTCTCTACCATCTTTTTTACTTAGTACTGAATTTGATATATGTGAAGGAGTAAACTTTAAATCAAAACATGGCATGGATGAATTGGCTAAAAAGGTAGAAGTTCTCTTATTAAAAATAAAAGAAAAATATGAACAAAATAACATTCATGATACCCCATATGTGGTAGTTAAATCAGATTATGGCACATATGGCATGGGGATTATGATGATTAAATCAGCCGATGAGATCTTTTCCATAAATAAAAAGCTTCGCAACCAAATGCACATCACAAAAAGTAATATTGTTAATGAGCGGGTGATCATCCAAGAAGGCGTAAAAACATTTGATAAAATTGGCAATGCCAGCGCAGAACCTCTGCTCTACCTTATAAATCATCAACAAATAGAATTTATGTATCGCATTCATAAGACCAAAGATGAATATAGCAATCTTAATTCAGTTGGTATGGAAATAGCTAATAATCATAAATTTGACTGTGAGGATTATTATTATTGTTGCAACCTGGTTGCAAGAATAGCTAGCTTAGCTGCAGCCCTAGAACTTCAAGGCAATGGATCGTGA
- the yajC gene encoding preprotein translocase subunit YajC produces MSLISVAHASESVESVAPMSTGTSLMSLLPMVLIFAIFYFFLIRPQVKKQKAVENMVGNLKKGDRVVAAGGLYGSIHKIEGNVIYLEISENVRIKALKSSVTEMLSKDDNPVVEEKVEKEKSKAKSAEKKTAKIETKKLVKKTTKPKTTKTKKD; encoded by the coding sequence ATGTCGTTAATTTCAGTTGCTCACGCAAGTGAGTCAGTAGAGTCTGTAGCACCTATGAGCACGGGAACAAGTCTTATGTCGTTGTTACCAATGGTGTTGATTTTTGCTATTTTCTATTTCTTTTTAATTCGTCCACAAGTTAAGAAGCAAAAAGCAGTTGAGAATATGGTTGGCAATCTTAAAAAAGGTGACAGAGTGGTTGCTGCAGGTGGTTTATATGGCTCAATTCATAAAATAGAAGGAAATGTTATTTATCTTGAGATTTCTGAAAATGTTAGAATTAAGGCGCTGAAATCTTCAGTGACAGAGATGTTATCAAAAGATGACAACCCTGTAGTAGAGGAGAAAGTTGAAAAAGAGAAGTCTAAGGCTAAATCTGCGGAAAAGAAAACTGCAAAGATAGAGACTAAGAAGTTAGTTAAAAAAACAACTAAACCGAAAACTACTAAAACTAAAAAAGATTAA
- the ispH gene encoding 4-hydroxy-3-methylbut-2-enyl diphosphate reductase has product MNLYLAQPRGFCAGVERAIAIVEKALEKFGPPIYVRHEIVHNKFVVEELKKKGAIFVKEVNEIPAKARVIFSAHGVSEAVEINAENHNLKILDATCPLVTKVHLEARSHEKKGRKIVLIGHQGHPEVEGTSGRVQSDVVIVSNVEAVDKLNFSADDELAYVTQTTLSVDDTKNIIDKLKQRFPNIKGPDLKNICYATQNRQNAVKEMTKLVDLVLVVGANNSSNSNRLKDIGIEMEKKSYLINNFKDINLNWFDDVRNVGISAGASAPEKLVQEVVNFLEASFSVNIHNLQTIEESIHFNLPLELRK; this is encoded by the coding sequence ATTAATTTATATCTAGCCCAGCCTAGAGGTTTTTGTGCTGGAGTTGAAAGAGCAATAGCTATTGTTGAAAAGGCTTTAGAAAAATTTGGCCCTCCCATATATGTTCGCCATGAAATTGTTCATAATAAATTTGTTGTTGAAGAATTAAAGAAAAAAGGTGCAATCTTTGTAAAGGAAGTTAATGAGATCCCTGCAAAAGCTAGAGTTATTTTTAGTGCTCATGGCGTTTCAGAAGCAGTTGAAATTAATGCAGAAAACCATAATCTAAAAATTTTAGATGCCACCTGCCCTCTAGTTACTAAAGTTCATCTAGAAGCAAGAAGCCATGAAAAAAAAGGAAGAAAGATTGTTCTAATTGGCCATCAGGGACATCCTGAAGTGGAAGGAACCTCTGGCAGAGTGCAAAGCGATGTGGTTATTGTATCAAATGTTGAAGCAGTAGATAAACTAAACTTCTCAGCAGATGATGAATTAGCTTATGTTACCCAAACCACATTAAGTGTGGATGATACGAAAAACATTATAGATAAATTAAAGCAACGCTTTCCTAATATAAAAGGGCCAGATTTAAAAAACATCTGTTACGCCACTCAAAATCGTCAAAACGCAGTTAAAGAAATGACTAAGTTGGTAGATTTAGTTCTAGTGGTGGGAGCTAATAATAGTTCTAATTCCAATAGACTAAAAGACATTGGTATTGAAATGGAAAAGAAATCTTACCTAATCAATAACTTTAAGGATATAAACTTAAATTGGTTTGATGACGTTAGAAATGTTGGAATAAGTGCTGGAGCTTCAGCACCAGAAAAGTTAGTACAAGAAGTGGTAAATTTTCTAGAGGCAAGTTTTTCTGTAAACATCCATAATCTTCAAACAATTGAAGAAAGCATTCACTTTAACTTACCCCTAGAACTTAGAAAATAG
- the terL gene encoding phage terminase large subunit, whose translation MQDTNRLVQAVLRNNFSTFVAKSFLTVSPGTKYLHNWHISLISEKLKQIEEGKITRLIINIPPRYLKSICISVSWSAWLMGHNPATKIMTASYSQALSNKHSQDCRILMNSPWYKELFPETIINKGENQKSKFVTSKRGFRFATSTGGTATGEGGDYLIIDDPQNPNKINSKKYRQATIQWFEQTFISRLNNKQTGAIVIVMQRLHEEDLCGYLLENKRDQWDLLKLPAIYEQPITFTEPYLITKETGSVLHEEREDMVALNKLKNELGEYNFASQYQQSPIPSKGCIIEKSWLNYFSSKDNIKFKQIIQSWDTAIKAKDDSDYSVGITVGINNNGYYLLDIQRIKAEYPELIIALQNFSNKWNPQAILIEDKGSGQSLIQSLKPLIKTAIIPIKPKFDKVTRFARHSPLFEAGKIFLDYNANWRITLEQELISFPKSPHDDQVDSLSQALEYLQNKKPARIRTL comes from the coding sequence ATGCAAGACACTAATAGGCTTGTTCAAGCCGTTTTACGTAATAATTTCTCAACATTTGTAGCAAAATCATTTCTCACTGTCTCTCCAGGAACAAAATATTTACATAATTGGCATATCAGCCTTATATCAGAAAAACTCAAACAAATTGAAGAGGGAAAAATTACCCGCCTTATTATAAATATTCCACCTAGATACTTGAAATCTATATGCATTAGCGTGTCCTGGTCAGCTTGGCTTATGGGGCATAACCCTGCCACAAAAATAATGACAGCCAGTTACTCACAGGCCCTGAGCAATAAACACTCACAAGATTGTAGAATTCTTATGAACAGCCCATGGTATAAAGAATTATTTCCTGAGACCATTATCAACAAAGGAGAAAATCAAAAATCAAAATTTGTAACCTCAAAAAGAGGATTTCGCTTTGCAACATCCACTGGAGGAACTGCCACCGGAGAAGGTGGAGACTATCTAATTATAGACGACCCTCAAAATCCTAATAAAATTAACTCTAAAAAATATCGCCAAGCCACCATTCAGTGGTTTGAACAAACCTTCATTTCTAGACTAAACAACAAACAAACTGGAGCAATTGTTATTGTTATGCAGCGTCTGCACGAGGAAGATTTATGCGGATATTTACTGGAAAACAAGCGAGATCAATGGGATTTACTAAAATTACCTGCAATTTATGAACAACCTATAACATTCACTGAACCATATCTAATCACAAAAGAAACTGGATCAGTATTACATGAAGAGAGAGAAGACATGGTAGCTCTTAATAAATTAAAAAATGAATTAGGTGAATATAATTTTGCATCTCAATACCAACAAAGCCCTATACCAAGCAAAGGATGTATAATCGAAAAATCATGGTTAAATTACTTCTCATCTAAGGATAACATCAAATTCAAACAAATTATACAATCATGGGACACAGCCATCAAAGCAAAAGATGATAGTGATTACAGCGTTGGAATTACTGTAGGAATTAATAACAATGGCTATTACTTGCTTGATATACAAAGAATTAAAGCTGAATATCCAGAGTTAATAATAGCTTTACAAAATTTTTCTAATAAATGGAATCCTCAAGCAATTCTAATAGAAGATAAGGGAAGTGGCCAATCCTTAATTCAAAGTTTAAAACCACTAATTAAAACTGCAATTATACCCATAAAACCAAAATTTGATAAAGTTACTAGATTTGCTAGACATAGCCCATTATTTGAGGCAGGGAAGATATTTCTAGATTATAATGCCAACTGGAGAATCACCTTAGAACAAGAATTAATCTCATTTCCTAAATCACCCCACGATGATCAAGTAGACAGCCTATCTCAAGCACTTGAATATCTACAAAATAAAAAACCAGCACGAATAAGAACCCTATAG
- a CDS encoding outer membrane beta-barrel protein — translation MNNFVNRSTIGAMIIYLITTNALAVENFYVQGNLGYAMGVAPGGDFSKNTLGDAGVYSAAVGYKFDDHIRMDVSLEYRDGYTNEYMVQRKVVSKLARNGNKAKVVYAYSTDTQITKVSSLASMMNLYYDIAEINKITPYVMLGAGISRNITDSSGNIVRSDNKSDIDYTISRGTRVNFAWKVGAGLQYRFNNDMSGDFHYQYVDLGSIRTGNIHTINNKSSVQHNFQGCLKSHEVLLGVKYKF, via the coding sequence ATGAATAATTTTGTAAATAGATCTACTATTGGAGCGATGATTATTTATTTGATTACAACTAATGCATTGGCAGTAGAAAATTTTTATGTTCAAGGAAATTTAGGTTATGCAATGGGGGTAGCCCCAGGAGGAGATTTTTCTAAAAATACGCTGGGTGATGCTGGTGTGTATAGCGCTGCTGTTGGTTATAAATTTGATGACCATATTCGTATGGATGTTAGTCTAGAATATAGAGATGGCTATACTAATGAATATATGGTGCAAAGGAAAGTAGTGAGTAAGCTTGCTAGAAATGGTAATAAGGCTAAAGTTGTATATGCTTATAGTACAGATACCCAAATTACTAAGGTTAGTTCTTTAGCTTCGATGATGAATTTATATTACGATATAGCTGAGATTAACAAGATAACTCCTTATGTAATGTTAGGTGCAGGGATATCCAGAAATATAACGGACTCTAGTGGTAATATAGTTCGTTCTGATAATAAATCGGATATTGATTATACTATATCTCGTGGAACTAGGGTTAATTTTGCTTGGAAGGTTGGAGCTGGATTACAGTATAGATTCAATAATGATATGAGTGGAGATTTTCATTATCAATATGTTGATTTAGGTAGTATTAGAACAGGAAATATACATACGATTAATAATAAGTCATCAGTTCAGCATAATTTTCAGGGTTGTTTAAAATCTCATGAAGTTCTGTTGGGTGTTAAGTATAAATTTTAG
- the dksA gene encoding RNA polymerase-binding protein DksA: MNKVTIPEGYKPSESEEYMNPMQLEYFRIKLNTWKNELLNNSSEALKHLQEENWHEPDLNDRANVEINAAFELKTQDRYRKLIEKIDSALERIENSEYGYCEETGEEIGVGRLEARPIATFSIDAQQNHENYERQHNEDE, encoded by the coding sequence ATGAATAAAGTCACAATACCTGAGGGATATAAACCTTCAGAATCAGAAGAATATATGAATCCTATGCAGCTAGAATATTTTAGAATTAAGCTAAATACATGGAAGAACGAGCTACTTAATAACTCTTCAGAGGCTTTAAAACATTTACAAGAGGAGAACTGGCATGAGCCAGATTTAAATGATAGAGCAAATGTAGAAATAAATGCTGCATTTGAATTAAAAACACAAGATAGATATCGAAAACTTATTGAGAAGATAGATTCTGCATTAGAAAGAATTGAGAATTCTGAATATGGTTATTGTGAAGAAACAGGTGAAGAAATAGGTGTTGGTCGCTTAGAGGCGCGCCCTATTGCTACTTTTTCTATTGATGCTCAACAAAATCACGAAAATTATGAGCGTCAGCATAATGAAGATGAATAA